Proteins encoded in a region of the uncultured Paludibaculum sp. genome:
- a CDS encoding DUF6429 family protein, translating to MDYDQDKVDEMVLALLCLTICEENEWGARTWKSHDWDALDRLHTKGYISDPKSKAKSVVLSPEGVQRARELFERNFARVAKSR from the coding sequence ATGGACTACGATCAAGACAAAGTCGATGAGATGGTGCTGGCGTTGTTGTGCCTGACCATTTGCGAAGAGAATGAATGGGGCGCCCGCACGTGGAAGTCGCACGACTGGGATGCCCTAGACCGACTGCACACCAAAGGGTACATTTCGGACCCGAAGAGCAAAGCGAAATCGGTGGTTTTGAGTCCGGAGGGCGTGCAGCGGGCGCGTGAGCTCTTTGAGCGGAATT
- a CDS encoding heme-binding protein, translated as MPRIYTTVTLDDAKRMLSAAEAKATSLGIAYNIAVVDAGGHLVAFLRQDGALIGSIELAINKAVTARIFDKTTTVLAGLAQPGQPLYGIQESNAGKVVIFGGGVPILSDGAIIGAVGASAGTVEQDIAVAEAAVAALLV; from the coding sequence ATGCCACGGATATACACCACCGTCACGCTCGACGATGCAAAGCGAATGCTGTCTGCCGCGGAAGCAAAGGCCACGAGCCTGGGGATCGCCTACAATATCGCGGTGGTTGATGCCGGCGGGCACCTGGTGGCGTTCCTGCGCCAGGACGGTGCACTCATCGGGAGCATCGAGCTCGCCATCAACAAGGCGGTGACCGCGAGAATCTTCGACAAGACGACTACTGTTCTGGCCGGGCTTGCCCAGCCGGGGCAACCTCTCTATGGCATTCAGGAAAGCAATGCCGGTAAGGTGGTCATCTTCGGCGGCGGCGTTCCCATCCTTTCCGATGGGGCAATTATTGGGGCCGTGGGCGCCAGCGCAGGGACTGTTGAGCAGGACATCGCCGTGGCCGAGGCGGCAGTGGCCGCCCTGCTTGTCTAG
- a CDS encoding aldehyde dehydrogenase family protein, whose protein sequence is MIEVVQAFDRQPITSLPGDDEAALERKLTTAARLLADRTHWLEKYEKIEILNRLGDLVESRRETFGHLIAREGGKPLTDALVETDRAIDGIRNAADMLRVSAGAEIPMGMTRASAGRRAFTIHEPIGVVAAVSAFNHPLNLIVHQVAPAVAVGCPVIVKPATATPLCCFELVGLLTEAGLPEGWVQTFLPEKRGLSEALVTDPRIAFLSFIGSAKVGWSLRSKLAPGARCALEHGGVAPVIVDRKADLDRVIEPLVKGGYYHAGQVCVSVQRIYVHEALEEEFLKRFSARVSALKVGDPLLPETEVGPLIHPSEVTRVAAWTDEAVAGGARLMGGGRHSETTLMPGILVHPPRNAKVSTLEAFGPITCVYAFQHLDEALAAANSLPVAFQSSIFTEDLRTAFYAAERLDASTVLVNDHTAFRTDWMPFRGRRESGYGIGGIPYTMREMTAEKMIVFKN, encoded by the coding sequence ATGATTGAAGTCGTTCAAGCATTTGACCGGCAGCCCATAACCAGTTTGCCCGGCGACGACGAGGCGGCACTGGAGCGCAAACTGACAACGGCGGCGCGGCTTCTGGCTGACCGGACTCACTGGCTGGAGAAGTACGAGAAGATCGAGATCCTGAACAGACTGGGCGATCTCGTCGAGAGCCGGCGAGAGACGTTTGGACACCTGATCGCGCGGGAGGGGGGCAAGCCGCTCACGGATGCGTTGGTCGAGACGGATCGCGCCATTGACGGCATTCGCAATGCAGCGGACATGCTGCGGGTGTCGGCGGGCGCGGAGATCCCGATGGGGATGACGCGCGCGAGTGCCGGCCGGCGGGCCTTCACGATTCATGAGCCGATCGGCGTAGTTGCCGCAGTTTCCGCGTTCAATCATCCGCTCAACCTGATAGTTCACCAGGTGGCCCCCGCGGTTGCGGTGGGATGCCCGGTGATCGTCAAGCCAGCCACGGCAACCCCGCTGTGCTGCTTCGAACTTGTTGGCCTGCTCACTGAGGCGGGCCTGCCGGAAGGCTGGGTGCAGACGTTCCTGCCGGAGAAGCGCGGTTTGAGTGAGGCACTGGTGACCGATCCGCGCATCGCCTTCCTCAGCTTCATCGGTTCGGCAAAGGTTGGTTGGTCGCTCCGTTCCAAGCTGGCTCCCGGCGCTCGCTGTGCGCTGGAGCACGGCGGAGTGGCGCCAGTGATCGTCGATCGCAAAGCCGATCTGGACCGTGTCATCGAACCGCTGGTCAAGGGCGGGTATTATCACGCGGGTCAGGTTTGCGTTTCCGTTCAGCGCATCTATGTCCACGAGGCCTTGGAAGAAGAGTTCCTGAAGCGCTTCTCGGCGCGCGTCTCGGCCCTGAAGGTAGGCGATCCACTCTTGCCGGAAACCGAAGTTGGCCCTCTCATCCATCCCAGCGAGGTAACCAGGGTGGCCGCCTGGACTGACGAAGCCGTCGCCGGAGGCGCTCGCCTCATGGGCGGAGGGCGGCACAGTGAGACCACCCTGATGCCGGGCATTCTCGTCCATCCGCCGCGGAATGCGAAGGTTTCGACTCTGGAGGCATTTGGGCCGATCACCTGTGTGTACGCGTTTCAGCACCTCGACGAGGCGCTAGCCGCTGCCAATTCCCTGCCGGTCGCTTTTCAATCGAGCATCTTCACGGAAGACCTGCGCACGGCTTTCTACGCGGCTGAGCGCCTCGATGCGTCGACCGTGCTGGTGAACGACCATACCGCGTTTCGAACGGATTGGATGCCATTCCGCGGAAGGCGCGAATCCGGTTATGGGATTGGCGGCATTCCGTACACCATGCGGGAGATGACCGCTGAAAAGATGATTGTGTTCAAAAACTAA
- a CDS encoding SRPBCC family protein, which yields MAHAYASIQLPDAPDEVWHLIGGFGSLPDWLPYIPNSELSEGGRVRRLANPTGETIVERLEAFDNRARSYTYSILQSPFPVTGYLSTIRVDAATEGEGSRVEWSGKFSPQGVSEDEASKLLQGIYEDGLKALASSLAARRSRSSAA from the coding sequence ATGGCGCACGCCTACGCTAGCATCCAACTTCCCGATGCACCCGATGAGGTGTGGCACCTGATTGGCGGATTCGGTTCGTTGCCCGATTGGCTTCCGTATATACCCAACAGTGAGTTGAGCGAGGGCGGCAGGGTGCGCCGTCTTGCCAACCCGACCGGCGAGACCATTGTGGAGCGACTGGAGGCGTTCGACAACCGAGCACGCAGCTACACCTATTCGATTCTGCAGTCCCCCTTTCCTGTCACCGGCTATCTGTCCACCATCCGCGTTGACGCAGCGACCGAGGGCGAAGGCTCGCGCGTGGAGTGGAGCGGGAAGTTCAGTCCCCAGGGTGTAAGCGAAGACGAGGCGTCGAAACTTCTCCAGGGCATCTACGAAGATGGACTGAAGGCGTTGGCGTCCTCATTGGCTGCTCGACGCAGTAGAAGTAGTGCCGCGTAG
- a CDS encoding aldo/keto reductase, which yields MNIRKHLLAGPLGFGTAPLGNMFRSIPDEEAAATVEAAWQQGVRYFDTAPFYGAGLAESRLGAALSGRKRDEYVLSTKVGRIILDEVETKRDFGEKTGLFEHGRPNRMIYDYSADGARRSIDDSLKRLGVDRIDFVWVHDIAQDFHGDEWLARFEAARKGAFVALTRLREEGIIKGWGLGVNRIEPVELMLGLSETNADGTLLAGRYTLLDHERALQRLMPAAAAKGVDIVVGGPYSSGVLAGGKNFEYAAAAPEVLAKVERIKGVAERYGVPMKAAALQFSLAHPAVAAIIPGASKPSRIQEDQDALKAQIPDDFWTELRKRGLVSPEAPLPIDRTEGVAHGARLR from the coding sequence ATGAACATCAGAAAGCATCTCCTGGCGGGACCGCTTGGGTTTGGTACGGCTCCGCTGGGCAACATGTTCCGGAGTATTCCGGATGAAGAGGCGGCGGCGACGGTCGAAGCGGCCTGGCAGCAGGGCGTCCGGTATTTCGACACTGCGCCCTTCTACGGCGCGGGCCTGGCCGAGAGCCGGCTCGGCGCGGCGTTATCCGGGCGAAAGCGCGATGAGTATGTGCTGAGTACAAAAGTCGGGCGAATCATCCTGGACGAGGTGGAGACGAAGCGCGACTTCGGAGAGAAGACCGGGCTGTTTGAGCATGGACGCCCGAACAGGATGATCTACGACTACTCGGCCGACGGCGCGCGTCGTTCCATCGACGACAGCCTGAAGCGTTTGGGCGTCGACCGGATCGACTTTGTCTGGGTTCACGATATTGCGCAAGACTTCCATGGGGATGAATGGCTAGCCCGCTTTGAGGCCGCCCGCAAAGGGGCATTCGTGGCGCTCACGCGGCTGCGGGAGGAGGGCATCATCAAAGGCTGGGGCCTGGGCGTGAATCGGATTGAACCGGTGGAATTGATGCTGGGGCTTTCGGAAACCAACGCGGACGGCACGCTTCTGGCCGGGCGGTACACTTTGCTGGATCATGAGCGGGCGTTGCAGCGCCTCATGCCGGCGGCCGCCGCCAAGGGAGTCGATATCGTGGTCGGCGGACCGTACAGTTCCGGCGTGCTCGCGGGCGGCAAGAACTTCGAGTACGCGGCGGCGGCGCCCGAGGTCCTCGCGAAGGTGGAGAGGATCAAGGGCGTCGCGGAGCGTTACGGTGTTCCGATGAAGGCTGCGGCGCTGCAGTTCTCATTGGCCCATCCTGCGGTCGCCGCGATCATTCCGGGCGCGAGCAAACCGAGCCGGATTCAGGAGGATCAGGACGCACTGAAGGCCCAGATCCCCGATGACTTCTGGACCGAGTTGCGAAAACGCGGGCTGGTTTCGCCCGAGGCTCCGCTGCCCATCGACCGAACAGAAGGAGTGGCCCATGGCGCACGCCTACGCTAG
- a CDS encoding NAD(P)-dependent alcohol dehydrogenase encodes MLAARMHGYQQPLVLEEVKIPEISPDEVLVRVGGAGMCRSDVQLVDGYFHSALNLKFPITPGHEIAGLVETIGERVPETAQLAIGDAVVVAAGWGDGTCRQCRAGNEQLCEHGGWPGFGPPGGYAEFVAVPYRHLIRVDAKLKWEELAPLTDAGVTPYRGIKKLRAAGVLGPDRVIAVFGASGLGSYAVQYAKLLGSGATVVVFARNEEKLALAKQHGADYAINTRGKSLDDLRAELQRLTGKRKLDAVIDCVGAKETIQTGFGLLATAGAFVSVGLVGTEIAIPLFPLVSGEFSYFGSYWANHTDLQEVLALAQQGKIHSSGQKVRFEDINDHLEMLRAGDIIGRAVVVFNVDKAADPAQRRSEQGVVAR; translated from the coding sequence ATGCTTGCAGCGAGAATGCACGGCTACCAACAGCCGCTCGTACTGGAAGAGGTGAAGATCCCAGAAATATCGCCCGACGAGGTTCTGGTGCGGGTGGGTGGCGCCGGGATGTGCCGGTCGGATGTACAACTTGTGGACGGGTATTTCCACAGTGCACTCAATCTGAAATTCCCCATTACACCGGGGCATGAGATCGCGGGGTTGGTCGAAACCATTGGCGAGCGAGTGCCTGAGACGGCTCAGCTCGCCATCGGCGATGCCGTGGTGGTTGCCGCCGGCTGGGGCGATGGGACCTGCAGACAATGCCGTGCCGGTAACGAACAGCTTTGTGAGCACGGCGGCTGGCCGGGGTTTGGGCCACCCGGCGGGTACGCCGAGTTCGTCGCCGTGCCCTATCGTCACCTCATCCGTGTGGATGCCAAGTTGAAGTGGGAGGAACTGGCGCCGCTGACGGATGCCGGAGTGACCCCCTACCGGGGCATCAAGAAGCTGCGCGCGGCTGGTGTCCTTGGACCGGATCGAGTCATCGCGGTCTTTGGCGCAAGCGGGCTGGGTAGCTATGCGGTGCAGTACGCGAAGCTGCTCGGGTCCGGAGCCACGGTGGTGGTTTTCGCGCGAAACGAAGAGAAGCTTGCGCTGGCGAAACAGCATGGAGCGGACTATGCCATCAACACCCGCGGCAAGTCGCTGGATGATCTGCGGGCCGAGCTGCAGCGGCTGACAGGCAAGCGCAAGCTGGATGCTGTCATCGACTGTGTAGGCGCCAAAGAGACGATACAGACCGGATTCGGGCTGCTTGCCACCGCAGGCGCATTCGTATCGGTGGGTCTGGTGGGTACGGAGATCGCGATTCCCCTGTTCCCCCTGGTTTCGGGCGAGTTCTCCTACTTCGGCTCATACTGGGCAAACCACACCGACCTGCAGGAGGTGCTGGCTCTAGCCCAGCAGGGGAAGATCCATTCCTCGGGGCAGAAAGTCCGGTTCGAGGACATCAACGATCATCTGGAGATGCTGCGCGCCGGGGACATCATTGGCCGCGCGGTGGTTGTCTTCAATGTCGACAAGGCCGCGGATCCGGCTCAGCGCAGGAGCGAGCAAGGAGTGGTGGCTCGATAG
- a CDS encoding response regulator transcription factor: MSSPASRLASPIPTPQPIRILVVDDHPLIREGIAALVAGKKDLELVAEACSGSEGVEQFRKHRPDITLMDLQMPGMHGIDAIIAIREQAPEAAIIVLTTYSGDVQVRRALKAGAQAYLLKNLLHKDLLDTIRSVHAGRRTVSPDVAAVLADHLTDETLTDREVDVLHLIADGHANKEIAGRLSITEEAVKSRVKNILAKLQANDRTHAVMIAVKRGILVP, from the coding sequence GTGAGTTCGCCAGCGAGCCGATTAGCCAGCCCGATTCCTACACCGCAACCGATTCGCATCCTGGTTGTGGACGACCACCCGCTGATTCGCGAGGGCATTGCCGCGCTGGTTGCCGGCAAGAAGGATCTGGAGTTGGTGGCGGAGGCCTGCAGCGGATCAGAGGGCGTGGAGCAGTTCCGCAAGCACAGGCCGGATATCACGCTGATGGATCTGCAAATGCCGGGCATGCACGGGATCGATGCGATTATCGCGATTCGCGAGCAGGCTCCGGAGGCCGCCATTATCGTGCTGACGACTTACTCCGGCGACGTTCAGGTGAGGCGTGCACTGAAGGCCGGAGCACAGGCTTATCTGCTGAAGAACCTGCTGCACAAGGACCTGCTCGACACGATCCGAAGCGTCCACGCGGGCCGCCGGACCGTCTCGCCCGATGTGGCAGCGGTGCTGGCGGATCACTTGACGGACGAAACGCTGACCGACCGGGAAGTGGACGTGCTGCATCTCATCGCGGACGGGCACGCGAATAAAGAGATCGCCGGCCGGCTTTCCATCACGGAAGAGGCGGTGAAGAGCCGCGTGAAGAACATTCTGGCGAAACTGCAGGCCAACGATCGCACCCATGCCGTGATGATCGCCGTGAAGCGCGGCATCCTCGTACCCTGA
- a CDS encoding two-component regulator propeller domain-containing protein: MSRGYPGGRIYGITQTHDGYLWIGTDRGLVRFDGSVFRVFRQTGPNRTPIDSVFALAGDSQGNLLISTQGLQRLRLRSEELEELPRLPGQPEDPLSAIYQEHNGTILIATVRRGLVAYDGRSFTSLQGTRPDITAAVRARDGTFWMGTALQGLFAYPDRRLPAQLEDLRHVKINALLPFGAHGFRVGTNQGLLQWDGASAPGQLFGPTHIQTMLEDRQGDLWVGSTLGLCRMGSENATRCVAASSPDPVTSLYEDREGDVWAGTSNGVVRLRQRILTTYPLDAASGGSGGALFADERGAVWCARPNLGLVRIAGGRSERVLATGDYTSLAGSGQNLWLGQKDGGLLDVKVAAANAQARKDGRLDHPIIALFQRGAGALWAGLQNAGVAEIANGHTVLHSNAAGLHLNTVTAIEQTQDGVMWFATASGIASLANGEWRSFTARDGVPPGRINCILADGSGVLWVGADQGLGRIEKGKAYLAAANQPLLHEPIFGIAVDRDDFLWILTSNHVLRVERGALLNDGAGSVFVRQFGVHDGLPAISPSRTSRSITTDAGGRIWMSLGNTLVMADPSALRQPSPPTHVQFQQVSADDRQLQIGERVSIPAGSQRTVIRFAGLNLAAPDRVRFRYRLAGFDRDWSEPTAGREATYTNLAPGSYRFEVRASNIDGLWNEAPAGIALYVEPTLWQTLWFRTSAALSICAIGFAAYQLRLRAVQQQWNLRFQERLDERTRIARELHDTLLQSFHGLILRFQAVRDMLPEEPDAAGVALGSAIDQAAAAITEGRDAVQALRGEEECDDLGESLATVDREFRDEMRGTQPAGVDTSYRVLVEGTPRRLHPVVRDDLYRIAREAVRNAFRHAQAKQIELDIRYDDGALRLRVRDDGSGIDPQVLTSGRRKGHYGLPGMRERATSIGGQFEIWSELRRGTEIEVTIPGMIAYARFEDSGNAGLY; this comes from the coding sequence GTGTCGCGCGGGTACCCCGGCGGCCGCATTTACGGCATCACGCAAACCCACGACGGATATCTCTGGATTGGCACCGACCGCGGCCTGGTCCGATTCGACGGATCGGTGTTTCGAGTGTTCCGGCAGACCGGCCCCAACCGCACACCGATTGACTCCGTCTTTGCTCTGGCGGGCGATTCACAAGGGAATCTGCTGATCAGCACCCAGGGGCTCCAGCGGCTGCGCCTCCGTAGTGAAGAACTGGAGGAACTGCCGCGTTTGCCCGGTCAACCGGAGGATCCGCTATCCGCGATCTATCAGGAGCACAATGGAACGATCCTGATCGCGACGGTGCGGCGAGGACTGGTCGCTTACGACGGCAGGAGCTTCACTTCGCTGCAGGGCACGCGCCCCGACATCACAGCGGCTGTCCGGGCTCGCGATGGCACGTTCTGGATGGGCACCGCCTTGCAGGGCCTGTTTGCCTACCCAGATCGCCGGCTCCCTGCGCAGTTGGAGGATCTGCGTCACGTCAAGATCAACGCCCTGCTTCCGTTCGGGGCGCATGGTTTCCGGGTGGGGACCAACCAGGGGTTACTGCAATGGGACGGGGCAAGCGCGCCGGGGCAACTGTTCGGCCCTACGCACATCCAGACGATGCTGGAAGACCGGCAGGGTGATCTCTGGGTGGGGTCGACGCTAGGCCTTTGCCGGATGGGCTCCGAGAACGCCACGCGCTGTGTGGCGGCTTCTTCTCCTGACCCAGTGACGTCTCTGTACGAAGACCGGGAAGGCGATGTCTGGGCGGGTACCTCCAACGGAGTTGTGCGGCTGCGGCAACGGATTCTGACCACTTATCCTCTCGATGCCGCCTCAGGCGGGAGCGGCGGAGCGCTTTTCGCAGACGAGCGTGGGGCGGTGTGGTGCGCTCGGCCGAATCTCGGGCTTGTGCGGATTGCCGGGGGCCGGAGCGAGCGCGTCCTCGCCACAGGCGACTACACGTCACTGGCCGGCAGCGGACAGAATCTCTGGTTGGGGCAGAAGGACGGTGGGCTGCTGGATGTCAAGGTGGCCGCGGCCAATGCGCAGGCGAGGAAGGATGGACGGCTCGACCATCCGATCATCGCCCTCTTCCAGCGCGGTGCAGGAGCTCTGTGGGCGGGGCTGCAGAACGCAGGGGTCGCGGAGATTGCGAACGGGCACACGGTGCTGCACTCGAACGCGGCGGGCCTTCATCTGAATACCGTGACCGCGATTGAGCAGACTCAGGACGGTGTCATGTGGTTCGCCACCGCTAGTGGCATCGCATCGCTGGCGAACGGGGAGTGGAGGAGTTTCACTGCCCGCGACGGAGTGCCGCCCGGCCGGATCAATTGCATCCTGGCCGATGGATCCGGTGTCCTGTGGGTGGGGGCGGATCAGGGCCTTGGGCGAATCGAAAAGGGGAAGGCTTATCTAGCGGCTGCCAACCAGCCGTTGCTCCACGAACCAATCTTCGGGATTGCGGTGGACCGGGATGACTTTCTGTGGATCCTCACATCGAATCATGTGCTGCGCGTGGAGCGCGGCGCACTGTTGAATGACGGCGCGGGTTCCGTATTTGTCCGGCAGTTCGGTGTCCATGATGGGCTGCCGGCTATCTCGCCGAGCCGAACGAGCCGCTCCATCACGACGGACGCAGGGGGCCGCATCTGGATGTCGCTAGGCAACACGCTGGTGATGGCCGACCCCTCTGCGCTGAGGCAGCCCTCACCGCCCACGCATGTTCAGTTTCAACAGGTCTCAGCGGACGACCGCCAGTTGCAGATTGGCGAGAGGGTCTCCATCCCGGCGGGCAGCCAACGAACGGTGATCCGTTTTGCCGGGCTGAATCTGGCAGCGCCGGATCGCGTGCGGTTCCGCTATCGGCTGGCGGGCTTCGATCGCGACTGGAGTGAACCGACAGCGGGGCGTGAGGCGACGTATACGAATTTGGCTCCGGGCTCCTATCGTTTCGAAGTGCGGGCGAGCAACATCGATGGGCTTTGGAATGAAGCGCCCGCTGGAATCGCATTGTATGTCGAACCGACGCTGTGGCAGACGCTGTGGTTCCGCACTTCCGCGGCCCTCTCGATCTGCGCCATCGGGTTCGCCGCGTACCAGTTGAGATTGCGAGCCGTCCAACAGCAGTGGAACCTGCGATTCCAGGAGCGGCTGGATGAGCGAACGCGAATTGCGCGCGAGCTGCACGACACGCTGCTACAGAGCTTTCACGGGCTGATCCTGCGTTTCCAGGCTGTGCGGGACATGCTGCCGGAGGAGCCGGACGCGGCCGGCGTGGCCTTGGGATCGGCTATCGATCAAGCGGCAGCGGCGATCACGGAAGGACGGGACGCGGTGCAGGCGCTGCGCGGCGAGGAGGAGTGCGATGATCTCGGCGAGTCCCTGGCTACGGTCGACCGCGAGTTCCGGGACGAGATGCGGGGCACCCAGCCGGCCGGCGTCGACACCAGCTATCGCGTCCTGGTGGAGGGTACGCCGCGGCGACTGCATCCTGTCGTTCGTGACGATCTCTACCGGATTGCGCGCGAGGCGGTGCGCAATGCGTTTCGCCACGCTCAAGCCAAGCAAATTGAACTCGACATCCGGTATGACGATGGGGCTTTGCGGCTGCGCGTGCGCGACGACGGCAGCGGCATTGATCCGCAGGTGCTGACCTCCGGACGCCGCAAAGGCCACTACGGGCTTCCGGGCATGCGTGAACGGGCGACGAGCATTGGTGGGCAGTTCGAAATCTGGAGTGAACTGCGCCGCGGCACGGAGATCGAAGTTACCATTCCCGGAATGATCGCCTATGCGCGATTTGAGGACTCAGGGAACGCCGGTTTATACTGA
- a CDS encoding sialate O-acetylesterase, producing the protein MQRRVFLAGSASLALQAQTTNLKLFLLAGQSNMAGRGVVEAEDQVPVPGVLALSKEMEWKPAVDPIHYDKPIAAVGLGRSFARTLLNFGPQQRIGLVPAAMGGSSLDEWKPGGTLFTQAVRRAKAAAPAGVFCGILWHQGEADSSKEELARSYTARWVPMMNALRGELGAPELPVVVGQLGEFLRTTPDASPFSGLVNEQLAQLPLRARKVAFVSSAGLKDKGDSVHFNTPGLREFGRRYALAYLSLDATWG; encoded by the coding sequence ATGCAGAGAAGAGTATTTCTGGCCGGATCGGCGAGCCTGGCCCTCCAGGCACAAACCACGAATCTGAAACTGTTCCTGCTGGCCGGCCAGTCGAACATGGCGGGCCGTGGTGTGGTGGAGGCGGAAGATCAAGTGCCGGTCCCGGGCGTCCTTGCCTTGAGCAAGGAGATGGAGTGGAAGCCGGCGGTGGATCCGATTCACTACGACAAGCCGATTGCGGCGGTCGGCCTGGGGCGCTCCTTCGCCCGGACTCTGCTCAACTTCGGGCCGCAACAGAGGATCGGGCTGGTGCCGGCGGCCATGGGCGGCTCGAGCCTGGACGAGTGGAAGCCGGGCGGGACGTTGTTCACCCAAGCAGTGCGCCGGGCGAAAGCGGCGGCTCCGGCCGGGGTGTTTTGCGGCATCCTGTGGCACCAGGGCGAGGCGGACAGCAGCAAGGAGGAACTGGCTCGCTCGTACACGGCCCGATGGGTGCCAATGATGAACGCGCTGCGCGGAGAACTGGGTGCTCCGGAATTGCCCGTCGTGGTTGGTCAGTTAGGCGAGTTTCTCCGGACCACGCCGGATGCGAGCCCATTCTCCGGTCTGGTGAACGAGCAACTGGCGCAATTGCCCTTGCGAGCCCGGAAGGTGGCCTTCGTCTCGTCGGCGGGTCTGAAGGACAAAGGGGACTCCGTCCACTTCAATACTCCGGGCTTGCGCGAGTTTGGGCGCCGCTACGCCTTGGCGTACCTGAGCCTGGACGCAACCTGGGGCTGA
- a CDS encoding cysteine synthase family protein produces MKLPQLNAYLHLLGPTPLAPIRLEDEGPVVWCKLEFLNPSGSTKDRIARHILTKAWREGHIRPGSVVLEASSGSTSIAMALVSAQFGMRFIAVMPEGVSNERVLMIRALGGEIRLTPKELGIRGSIAETERLAAECHGFLPCQFSNPENATAHAQATAREVLDQIPGGQVDAVVSGVGTGGTLLGLYQGIRESGCEPIPVHARPVDLGSTPEVECCSFSSRIPGVLDCVSQIFRPEELPGLQVIEVRDKDALATTRNLMRHGFPVGASSGLNYAAAAEMARRLGPTAQVVTVLPDRMERYFTTEVFEPMRCAN; encoded by the coding sequence ATGAAGCTGCCACAACTGAATGCGTATCTCCACCTGTTGGGGCCAACTCCTTTGGCGCCGATCCGCCTAGAAGACGAGGGCCCCGTTGTCTGGTGCAAGCTGGAGTTCCTGAATCCCAGCGGCTCGACGAAAGACCGGATTGCCCGCCACATCCTGACGAAGGCCTGGCGCGAGGGGCACATCCGTCCCGGCAGTGTCGTGCTGGAGGCATCCAGCGGATCGACGAGCATCGCGATGGCGCTGGTTTCCGCCCAGTTCGGCATGCGGTTCATTGCGGTGATGCCGGAGGGCGTGAGCAACGAGCGAGTGCTGATGATCCGGGCGTTGGGTGGCGAGATCCGGCTCACCCCGAAGGAGTTGGGCATTCGCGGGTCGATCGCGGAGACCGAGAGGCTGGCGGCGGAATGCCACGGCTTTCTGCCCTGCCAGTTTTCGAATCCCGAGAACGCCACAGCACACGCGCAAGCCACGGCGCGCGAAGTGCTGGACCAGATTCCGGGTGGGCAAGTGGATGCCGTGGTGAGCGGCGTGGGTACGGGTGGGACGCTGCTTGGGCTGTACCAAGGCATTCGCGAAAGTGGTTGTGAACCGATTCCCGTGCATGCGCGGCCGGTCGATCTGGGCAGCACGCCGGAGGTGGAGTGCTGCAGCTTTAGTTCGCGGATCCCGGGCGTGCTGGACTGTGTTTCGCAGATCTTCCGGCCCGAAGAACTGCCGGGGCTGCAGGTGATTGAGGTCCGGGACAAGGACGCTCTGGCCACGACACGCAACCTGATGAGACATGGATTCCCGGTAGGGGCGAGTTCGGGCTTGAACTACGCCGCGGCGGCGGAGATGGCCCGGCGGCTTGGCCCGACGGCCCAGGTGGTGACCGTGCTGCCGGACCGCATGGAGCGCTATTTCACGACCGAAGTTTTCGAGCCGATGCGCTGCGCGAATTGA